The following are from one region of the Alicyclobacillus fastidiosus genome:
- a CDS encoding iron ABC transporter permease, whose amino-acid sequence MVFAVLTLGLVLAVVLEMTIGPMAVPIRKIIPDTFAYLLGQGQHNTDALVVGAIRWPRLLVALLVGAGLAVCGTVLQAVFKNPMSDPGIIGVSSGGALGAVLTIRLGIGAASVWTTPIGAFVVGLAVVIAIYRLSTVGRRTNLYALLLAGVAVSSLCSSVITALLDLSPLQVMQEMMFWLFGGLDGSNWSEVLLLAIVDAICITAFALIAWSYDIMLTGEEHAQGVGVPVQRMKQVTLGLCALLVGVCVSTTGVISFVGLIVPHVLRHFVGSKHRVLIPAAALGGAILLALSDLVARTVFAPVELSVGIVTSFLGAPFFLYLLFQRQRKWQRG is encoded by the coding sequence ATGGTCTTTGCGGTGCTTACCCTGGGCCTGGTCCTCGCCGTCGTCTTGGAGATGACCATCGGTCCGATGGCTGTGCCCATCCGCAAGATCATTCCAGACACGTTCGCCTACTTGCTGGGACAAGGGCAGCATAACACCGACGCGCTCGTCGTCGGTGCCATCCGCTGGCCGAGGCTGCTGGTGGCTCTCTTAGTCGGAGCCGGGCTAGCCGTCTGTGGAACGGTGTTACAAGCGGTGTTCAAGAATCCGATGTCAGATCCGGGGATCATTGGCGTGTCGAGCGGCGGCGCACTTGGTGCGGTGCTGACCATTCGCCTCGGCATCGGTGCGGCGAGCGTCTGGACGACCCCCATTGGCGCATTTGTGGTTGGGCTGGCGGTGGTGATCGCGATTTACCGCTTGTCCACAGTTGGGCGGCGCACGAATTTGTACGCGCTGCTGCTGGCAGGTGTCGCGGTGAGCTCGCTGTGCAGCTCCGTCATCACTGCACTGTTAGATTTGTCTCCACTCCAAGTCATGCAAGAGATGATGTTCTGGCTGTTCGGCGGGCTGGATGGAAGCAACTGGAGCGAGGTGCTTCTACTCGCCATCGTCGACGCCATTTGCATCACGGCCTTCGCCTTGATCGCGTGGAGTTACGACATCATGTTGACCGGTGAGGAACATGCACAGGGGGTCGGCGTGCCAGTCCAGCGCATGAAACAAGTGACACTTGGCCTGTGTGCACTTCTGGTCGGCGTCTGCGTGAGCACGACCGGGGTCATCTCGTTCGTCGGACTGATCGTTCCGCACGTGCTCAGACACTTCGTCGGTTCCAAGCATCGGGTGCTCATCCCTGCAGCGGCCCTCGGCGGAGCCATTCTGTTGGCCTTATCCGATCTCGTCGCGCGCACCGTCTTCGCGCCAGTGGAACTGAGCGTCGGGATCGTCACTTCGTTTCTTGGCGCTCCGTTCTTTCTGTACCTGCTATTTCAACGCCAGAGAAAGTGGCAAAGGGGTTGA
- the cobU gene encoding bifunctional adenosylcobinamide kinase/adenosylcobinamide-phosphate guanylyltransferase encodes MTVSFVTGGARSGKSRFAQYLATNMGEGKTVCFVATAPAVDDEMMERIARHQRERPVDWVTVEERHDVVKVLDERRHDVYLIDCLSLLLNNWMYDLNLTEEVFHDLTQRLITCLSNTELDVVLVSNELGLGLVPADALSRQYRDWLGWLNQAVAKVADSVHLVVSGVAIDVKQLPGTTWDF; translated from the coding sequence ATGACCGTCAGCTTTGTGACGGGCGGGGCCCGCAGTGGCAAAAGTCGATTTGCCCAATATCTCGCCACGAACATGGGTGAGGGGAAGACCGTCTGCTTTGTCGCGACGGCGCCTGCGGTCGATGACGAGATGATGGAGAGAATCGCACGCCACCAACGCGAGCGACCCGTTGATTGGGTGACAGTCGAGGAGCGCCACGACGTTGTGAAGGTACTCGACGAGCGGCGTCACGACGTGTACCTTATCGACTGTCTCTCCCTCCTCCTCAACAATTGGATGTACGATTTGAACTTGACGGAAGAAGTGTTCCACGACTTGACGCAGCGGCTCATCACTTGCTTGTCGAATACCGAGTTGGACGTCGTGCTCGTCTCCAATGAATTGGGCCTGGGTCTCGTGCCGGCCGACGCCCTGAGTCGACAGTATAGGGATTGGCTTGGGTGGCTGAATCAAGCTGTAGCCAAAGTCGCCGACAGCGTGCACTTGGTGGTGAGTGGCGTCGCGATCGATGTGAAACAGCTTCCGGGGACCACTTGGGACTTCTAG
- the cobS gene encoding adenosylcobinamide-GDP ribazoletransferase: MRQLYRSLVCAWQFFTIIPAPRITAPTDKDIVRSAYFLPVVGVFLGAVLAVVRWLLAMVMPLSAATFLALALYTLTTGALHVDGLMDTADAVGSRKPREEALTIMKDSRVGAMGAIAAVLLLGGKWIAMSALPTSALMVFLLVPALSRLAMLWAMRLAPAARPGGLGAMFAKRVRLTPIVALTAGVFACALATMPWVPVLGSFVAFALVLCLATNAFCRRFGGMTGDTYGALAELMEWVLYFVAIALNH, from the coding sequence ATGCGTCAATTGTACCGCTCACTCGTTTGCGCGTGGCAATTTTTCACCATCATTCCGGCGCCTCGGATCACGGCGCCAACTGATAAAGATATCGTTCGCAGTGCCTATTTTTTGCCAGTGGTAGGCGTCTTTCTCGGCGCCGTACTCGCCGTGGTGCGATGGCTTCTCGCGATGGTCATGCCCCTCTCAGCGGCGACGTTCCTGGCGCTCGCTCTCTACACCCTCACGACTGGCGCCCTGCACGTGGACGGCTTGATGGACACGGCCGACGCAGTGGGGAGTCGAAAGCCCCGCGAGGAGGCCCTGACGATCATGAAGGACAGCCGCGTCGGGGCGATGGGCGCCATCGCCGCGGTGCTGTTGCTCGGGGGCAAATGGATTGCGATGTCTGCGTTGCCGACGTCTGCCCTGATGGTGTTTCTGCTCGTCCCTGCGCTCAGTCGCCTGGCGATGTTGTGGGCCATGCGTCTCGCTCCAGCGGCCAGACCAGGGGGTCTTGGGGCGATGTTCGCCAAACGCGTTCGGTTGACGCCCATCGTCGCTCTCACAGCAGGGGTGTTCGCGTGCGCCTTGGCGACGATGCCGTGGGTTCCAGTGCTCGGGTCGTTTGTGGCGTTTGCGCTCGTCCTCTGCCTTGCCACGAACGCATTTTGCCGCCGCTTTGGCGGGATGACCGGCGACACCTATGGCGCCTTGGCCGAGTTGATGGAGTGGGTCCTCTACTTTGTCGCCATCGCGCTCAACCATTAG
- a CDS encoding ABC transporter ATP-binding protein — protein MPMLTLESVAQSPILSELTASFEAGRVVGLIGPNGAGKSTLLRTIAGLLRPTGGAVCVHGVDIHRLSPRRRAQHVAYLPQSLTEDIPYTVREFVEMGRYSHGPLFVGARRVAGGDQVADALDQMGLLALQDAPLQRVSGGERQRAGIARCLAQESPVLLLDEPISNLDIYYQLDIMTQLTRLASRGHLIVIAIHHLEFALRFCDELLVVSDGQIYAQGETAQVFTPTMVRDVFGVEATIFLDPVQQHARLSLSSAEARPLVQVGERSVGGRRE, from the coding sequence ATGCCGATGCTGACGCTTGAATCCGTCGCGCAATCGCCTATTTTGTCTGAACTGACGGCCTCGTTTGAAGCTGGGCGAGTCGTCGGCCTCATCGGGCCGAACGGAGCGGGAAAGTCGACTTTGCTGCGTACCATCGCCGGCCTTTTACGGCCGACCGGCGGGGCGGTGTGTGTCCACGGCGTGGACATCCATCGGCTCTCGCCGCGCCGCCGGGCACAGCACGTGGCGTACCTGCCACAGAGCCTGACAGAAGACATTCCATATACCGTCCGCGAATTCGTCGAAATGGGGCGCTACAGTCACGGACCGCTCTTTGTGGGCGCCAGGCGCGTCGCAGGTGGCGACCAGGTGGCGGACGCACTCGACCAGATGGGACTCTTGGCGCTGCAGGACGCACCTTTACAACGTGTGTCCGGCGGTGAGCGCCAACGGGCCGGGATCGCCCGCTGCCTCGCTCAGGAGAGCCCTGTGTTGCTGCTTGACGAGCCGATCTCGAACCTCGACATCTACTATCAGTTGGACATCATGACGCAGTTGACCCGCCTCGCGAGCCGTGGACATCTCATTGTCATCGCCATCCACCACTTGGAGTTTGCTTTGCGGTTTTGCGACGAGTTGCTCGTCGTCTCTGACGGACAGATCTATGCACAAGGGGAGACAGCACAAGTGTTTACACCGACGATGGTACGCGACGTGTTTGGCGTCGAGGCGACCATCTTTCTCGATCCAGTACAACAGCACGCGCGTCTAAGCCTATCCTCTGCCGAAGCGAGACCGCTTGTTCAGGTTGGCGAACGCAGCGTGGGGGGGCGACGCGAATGA
- a CDS encoding ABC transporter substrate-binding protein codes for MQRTYQVLSFLACAAAISTIVAGCGTSTAQNSSGNSNSTSAASTTAAAFPVTLTDDTGSKVTVSAKPMHIASGTEGTDEILSALVPKSRIALVTNYSADPTYSNVVAQVKGIPQMADADPEKILSVHPDLVLLASYTKAGVVTQVRNAGVPVYEFNDFNSVSDIEKNIKVVGELVGEDAKATQLVGHMDSQIKSIQSAVAGEQKPTVLDFSSYGFAAGSSTTVNEMITDAGGTNAAGSLNGWAKVSDEQLVKMNPDVIIDSSDDKAFLQKLAKQPDLQSITAIKEHHLYSINSADLSSVSQSIVRGIADIAKVLHPNAQIPDVASEG; via the coding sequence ATGCAACGCACTTATCAAGTTTTGTCATTCCTCGCCTGTGCCGCTGCCATCTCGACGATTGTCGCGGGCTGCGGAACGTCCACTGCGCAGAACAGCTCAGGTAACAGCAACAGTACGTCCGCTGCGAGTACAACTGCAGCTGCGTTTCCGGTGACCTTGACGGACGATACAGGGTCCAAGGTGACCGTGTCCGCAAAGCCGATGCACATCGCTTCGGGAACTGAGGGCACGGACGAGATTCTGTCGGCGCTCGTTCCGAAGTCTCGCATCGCACTCGTCACGAATTACTCGGCGGATCCCACGTACTCGAACGTAGTCGCACAAGTCAAAGGTATCCCGCAAATGGCGGACGCCGATCCCGAAAAAATCCTCTCCGTTCATCCAGACCTCGTCTTGTTGGCTTCCTATACGAAGGCGGGCGTCGTGACACAGGTGCGCAACGCCGGCGTGCCCGTGTACGAGTTCAACGACTTCAATTCCGTGAGCGACATTGAAAAGAACATCAAGGTCGTAGGTGAGCTCGTGGGTGAGGATGCCAAAGCGACGCAACTGGTCGGCCACATGGATTCGCAGATCAAGTCGATTCAATCGGCCGTAGCCGGAGAACAGAAACCGACCGTTCTCGACTTCAGTTCCTACGGATTCGCCGCGGGATCCAGCACGACGGTCAACGAGATGATCACCGACGCTGGCGGTACCAATGCGGCTGGTTCTTTGAACGGGTGGGCGAAAGTCAGCGACGAACAACTCGTCAAGATGAATCCGGACGTGATCATCGATTCGAGTGACGACAAGGCGTTTTTGCAAAAGCTCGCGAAGCAGCCTGACTTGCAGTCGATCACCGCCATCAAGGAGCACCATTTGTATTCGATTAACAGTGCCGACCTGTCAAGCGTCTCACAGTCTATCGTCCGGGGTATCGCAGACATTGCGAAGGTGCTGCATCCCAACGCACAGATTCCGGACGTCGCGAGCGAAGGATGA